The genomic interval TTTCATGAAGGAGCTACAGGAGCATTCAAAGCCATGACCATCCGTTTTCCGGAAGAGAGAATCAGTTTTATCACCTTGACCAATTCGGGAAGAATAACTCCCAACCCTCAAAACTATCAGTTGGCAGATATTTTTCTGAACCTTCCGGCCAATGAAGGTTCCTTCCTTACCCGGCCGGTAAAAGAAGGAAAACCCGTTTTGGAAAAGGAGATATTGGGTTTTTATACGGATGGAGACCGGTTCTATTTTCAATTCATACAAAAGGACAGCGCTTTGTTTCTTCGTCGCTATGGCAGAAACGATGTGAAATTGGAACGGGAGTCATCCAATGTATTTCACCAGGTGAATGATCCTGCCTTTAAACAGGAATTTAACTTGGGTCAAAATGGAAAATGGGAGGTCACAGCCTATTATACTTCTCATGCACCTTATACACTCAGTCGGGAAGCGCTTCCCGGTCCTGCATACGATTTTACCACCTGGAATGGACAATTCAGAAATGAAGAGATAGACCTGGAAATGAAAATTACATACCAGGATAATTTGACCTATTCCATAATCCTGCGAGGTAATGACACCACCACGGGTGTGCTCCTGGCTCCTGACCGGTTACTCTTCGATGGGTATTTACTAAAGAGGATGCCCAAGGGAAAACGCAGAACAGACCTCTTGTTGTTTGGAAACCGGATACGGGCGGTTCGGTTTGTTCGCCATCGAATGTAGAGGATGGAGAAAGTCCGGCTGAGAGGTGCTTCCAGGGCTCCCCATTTATTTAACAAGAAATGGCAGGGAATTTTACCCACTGGTCAATGCTTACGAATTCTCCCGGTACCTGATCGTCGACGAGGCCACCCCATATCCCTTGGGAAGCTCAATCGTGGAAACGGCGCGTATGCCTATTTTGATCAGGGCCATATGGTGAATGGCATGTTCGAGGTTATAAGCCAGTTCGCGGTAATAATTGGTTTGAAAAAGGAGTGGCGTGTCTGATAATTCATCAAACCCGGCTTCGAGGGTCAGGTCCTTGTCTTGCGGATGGAGGTTTTGCAGGATTCGGTGAAGCGTTTGAATCGCTATTTCCCGTTGGGTCTCAATCTGGATATCCCTTTTCCGGTGTTCATAATTGACGGTGCCGTATGCATAGCCTTCTTCGAGACAGACCATCATCTCCAGGATGTGCCGAATGTGTTGTCCAATGGTCGCGCCCGACAGGGTATCGATCTTTTGAACAAATTGCTCCTCTGTGAGCTCCGTGATGGAAGCCTCCAATAACCTTAAAATAGATTGCACTGAATGATGGATCGTCATCGAATGTTTTTTATTCCTTTATCCCATTCCCCGGTCGCCCGAAAATTAAAGGATTTCTGGTAATCCGGTACTGGTATAAGATCATGTACGCGTATAAGGACGCAGTGGTTTTCTTTTCCTTACAGGCAGAATGAAAAAAATAAGGTCTTTTTTGAATTTTTTTCGCTGTTTAGCTGGTGGGAGGAAGGTCTTGCAAGGTCTTTTTCAATCTTTCCCGGGTCGGGGTGGAAAGGGTATCTGAGGCGAAAATGGACTGGCTTTCTTGTTTGATCCGGGAGGTCTGTTTCTCAAATTTCTTGCAGGCTGCGCACAGGGAGGTATGTACCGATAGTTTGAGCCTGTCTGTCAGCGACAATTTTCCTTCTTCCTTTTTGGCCATGAAAAAAGTGGCTTCATGGCAGTGGATCATCATTTTATTTACCAGGGACGATTTCATACCTCTCCATTATTGAACCCTTGCTTTTCCACGCATTCGCGCATCTGAAGCCTGGCCCGGTGAATCAATACCCAATAGTTAGACGAACTAATATTTAAAACCTTACAGATTTCATCGGAATCAAGATCTTCCAGGTATTTAAGTACAAAAACATGCTGTTGGAGGTTCTTCAGGTGGTCCTTGCACCAATTAATGATCCGGCGGATCTCTTTTTGGTCAAGCAGGGGCCATTCCCGGGGTGTGCGCTGGGGTATCCAGCCTCCTTTTTCATCAAACCACTCCTCATTTACTGAGGCGAGGTCGGGCATGCTGACGACAGAAGCCTCACGTGATTTTTTTCGAAAATGGTCAATGATTTTATTTTTCAGAATAGCGAATAACCAGTTCTTTTCTGAGGCCTCGCCTTTATAAGATTGTAGTCCTTTGAGGCCGGAAAGAAAGGTTTCCTGTACCAGGTCTTCAGCCAGGGCAGGATCATTTAGACGGGGTAAGGCATATTGATACAACAGGTCGCCATAGTTTTCTATCCAGGTATGGGGATTAGCTTCAGCGGGATTCTGGCTCATTCGTGGGGCGATTTGTAGCCCTAAATATAAGGCAAACCCGCTGTGCAGGCTATATCCGATATTTGTACACTGTCAAATTACTATTATCCTTTTTTTGTAAACTATACCCATGCCCCAACACCTCCACCAGATCAGCCTGCTCGTCAATGATTACGATGAAGCCATTGCCTACTACACCAACATCTTAGGCTTTGAATTAATAGAGGATACGGTACTTACCCCTGCCAAACGTTGGGTGGTGGTTAAACCATACGGCCAGAAAGGGAGCTGCCATATTCTGTTGGCAAAGGCCGCAACAGAGGAGCAGGTTAAGTTTATTGGTAATCAAAGCGGCGGAAGGGTATTCCTGTTTCTTTATACCGATGATTTCTACCGCGACTATGACCTATACCAGAGCCGGGGCGTCGAGTTCATCAGACCTGTGGCAAAGGAACCCTATGGTACCGTGTCGGTATTTAAAGATATGTATGGTAACCTCTGGGACCTGATACAGCCTTTGGATTATTGATGTTCGGCTGTACGGAGACTTCAAGTCTCCGTACTATAAAATACTATTCAACAACCAACACCTTACTAAACCCTCCCTCTTCATTCCCCACCAAATACATTCCCGCTTTCACTCCCGTCATCAGCACAGTATTCCATCCTTCTGTCACTTGTTTTTTCCAGATCAGTTTTCCACTCATGTCGATGAGCGAGATCTGTTGAGACCTGTCGGATTGTAGTTTCAGTGCCTCATTGGCGTGAATGGGATTTGTTAGCAAAACAAGCCCGATTTGATTTTTTGTAAAATAAATACTCCGTGTCTCCGATAAACTATGACTTCCATCCAGGTCAACCTGTTGAAGCCGGTAATAGTTCATGCCTTTTATTGGGAGGATATGTGTGTAGGAATAATTTGAAGTGCCAGCACTGTTTCCAGCAGCATTCACCCGTCCGATGTTTTCCCACTGACGTCCGTCCTTACTATATTCAATTAAGAAATGACTCGTGTTGCGTTCTTGTTGTGTTGACCAGTTAAGCTGCACCCTTTCACCCTGTTTGATGGCCGTGAATTGTCCCCATTGTAGGGGCAACAGAAAGAAGCCGGAGTTCTGGGCTACAAAATTGGAAGCGGAACCTGTCAAGGCGAAATTGTTCAGGGTGCCGCTGTTATTATTTTTCAGGTCTAGCAGGGAAAGGATACCTGTATTCGTTCCAGCCGTCAACCCCTGATTAAAGGTATAATAAGCCACCAGGTTGGATGTGGTGGGGTCGATCTCACTGTTTTTATTTGCCTGAATGTCGGCCTGGCTGCGTACAACATTCCAGATACGGAGTTCATCGATCGTGCCATTGAAGTATTGCATGTTGGTCTGTAATTGACCCAACGTGATACGGGGAGGTGCGGAGCGTAAGCCTGTGCCACCTGTACCTGAGGCTTCAAGGGTACCATTGATATAAAGCCGCATGGCCCCTGTACTCTGTTGCCAGCTCACAGCCACATGAAACCAACCACCTGTATTGATATCGGTCAATGAATGGATGGTTACATCCGGGTTGCCAATGCCAAAAGCCAGTTTTGATCCGGTAAGGGCTGTTCCAAAATCTGTTGTACCCCCACCTACCTCTGCATCCACGATCCCATTTCCACCATACCATTGTGTGCCGGTAGTACCCGGACCTGTCGAACTGGTGCTTACCCAAAATTCCATCGTGAAATCACTACTGATCACCTGGGGAATGACCACGTTGTCATTTGATCCATCAAATTTCAAGGCATTAGCCGAAAACTGAATGGGCGAAGCTACCCAGGCCGGGCTATTGGTCAATGTTCCTCCAAGTCCGCTAAAGTTGGTACTGAAATTCGCAGCGCTTGTCCCACTGCCTTCATTCATTTTATAATAGGCTACAAGACCGCTGGCAGTGGCGGAAAGGTCTTTATCGAACATATAGATTTTGATCTCCGTTAGGGTGCGCGCTGAATTCCAGATACGCATATCATCCAGATATCCACTCAAATACTGGGAAGAGGTTACCCGGCCTCCCAACCGAAGTGGCTGTGTATTGGCGGTTAGTGTCGCAGGTTGGCTTCCGGCCGAATAACTACTGGTCCCATTCAGATAACAGGTAACCGTGGTTCCATTTTTTATCAGGGAAATATGCGACCATTGGTTTAGCGGGGTAACGAGTCCGGTATTGGTCCAGGACCAATCTGAACCTGCTCCATTTGCACTCAGGGCATAGCGGATGGTTCCATCAGGAAATCGCGCGATCTCATAGCTCGATTCTTTGTTGATGATGATGCCACCCTCTGTGCCAGAGGATCCCGTGCCGGTGGGATAGATCCAGGTTTCAATGGTAAAGTTGCTGCTAAGATCGATGGCATTGTTGTCTGCGATTTCTATATAATCATTCGTTCCATCAAAATTGACTGCGTTGTTGGTTTGCGCCTGTACATGAATGGAAATAAAACAAAGAACGGCGAGTAAAGATCTTTTCATCTTTGGTTGCTGATTTGGGTTAGTGATTACGTAACGTGGTTGGCTAAACTATGATGCACAAACGAGACAGAACCATTAATATTTTCTACAGGTAAAGGATTAATGTGAATATCAATTTAATTTAAGTGTATTCACCTATGCGTGCTCTGGATAGAATAAGTAAGAAGAATGTTTTTCTTTGTGTCCTTCGTGCCTTCTTTGTGTTCTTCGTGTCCTCCTACGCAAGTCTGGCGTAGGAGGACACGAAGGACACAAAGGGGGCACGAAGGACACAAAGGCGGGCACAAAGGATTCCCCCTATTTTTGCAGAAATAGTCATACAATTTCCACCAACACCGACATATTATCCTCTCCCATCGAATTCCTCAAAGGTGTAGGCCCCCAAAAAGGGGACCTGCTCAAAAAGGAGCTCGGTATTTACACTTTTGGCGACCTGCTGGAGCATTATCCCCTGCGGCATATAGATAAAACCAAAGTGGTAGCCATCAAGGACCTGGTACCTGCCATGGAATTTGTACAGGTAAAAGGCAAACTGTTGCTGGTAGATATGGTAGGGGATAAGCGTAGCAAACGGATGGTGGCGCAACTCCGCGATGAGACCGACTATCTCGAGCTGACCTGGTTTCAGGGTATTACCTATATCCAGAAATACCTGGAAATAGGCAAGACCTATCTCGTGTATGGACGGTTGAGTTTCTTCCAGGGTAAACCACAAATTGTACACCCCGAAATGGAGGTTTACACGGGGGAGGGTGACCAGGTAAAATCCTATCTGGAACCGGTTTATCCGAGTACGGAAAAATTAAAGACCCGCAACCTGGGAGGTCGGCAGCTTGGAAAACTAACAGCTCAGGTCATTCAGATGATCCGGGAAGAATATTTTCCGGAAAACCTGCCGGCCCAATTAGTGGAAAAACTAAAACTGATCGGCCGATTTCGCGCCCAGACCCAGGTCCATTTTCCCGATAACCCGGCCTCCTATAACCTGGCGATCCAACGGATCAAGTTTGAAGAACTTTTCATGGCGCAGATCCGCTGGGGAATGATCCGTGCCGGAAGACACCGGCACTCCAAAGGGGTGGTGTTTGAAAAAGTAGGCGATCTTTTCAATGGCTTTTATAATAACCACTTGCCTTTCCCACTCACCAATGCGCAAAAAAGAGTGATCCGTGAGATCCGCACCGATACGGCGAAGGGTCACCAGATGAACCGCCTTTTGCAGGGAGATGTGGGAAGTGGCAAGACCATCGTGGCTTTACTCATCATGTTACTGGCGGCTGACAACGGCTACCAAAGCTGTTTGATGGCCCCCACGGAGATACTCGCCCGGCAGCATTTGCAGAATTTACAGGAGCTGGTCAAAGAACTTCCTGTGGGAATAGAGTTATTGACAGGCTCCACCAAAAAAGCGGAACGTAACCGGATACTGGCTTCCATCGCGGATGGTACAACGCATATATTGATCGGTACGCATGCCGTTATTGAAGAAGCGGTACAATTCAGCAACCTGGGTCTCGCCATCATTGACGAACAACACCGGTTTGGTGTGGCTCAGCGGGCCCGGTTATGGGAGAAAGGCGATACGCCGCCCCATGTACTCGTCATGACCGCCACCCCGATACCCCGCACCCTGGCGATGACCGCTTATGGCGATCTTGATTATAGCGTGATCAATGAAATGCCCCCCGGTCGGCAACCCATCATTACACATCACCGTTTTGAAGATGCACGGCCAGCCGTCATGGATTTTATCAAAGCAGAGATAGCCAAAGGCCGGCAAGCCTATATCATATTTCCCCTGATTGAGGAAAGTCCAAAACTCGACCTGGAGAACCTGATGAAGGGGTATGAAAATGTAAAAGCCTATTTCCCGGAACCCAAATACTGGATCAGCATGGTCCATGGCCGGCAACCGGCTGTGCAAAAGCAACAGAACATGCATCGTTTTGTTACGGGCGATACGCAAATCATGGTTTCCACCACGGTGATCGAAGTGGGGGTGAATGTGCCCAACGCATCGGTGATGGTGATCGAAAGCGCGGAACGGTTTGGGCTTTCTCAATTGCACCAGCTTCGGGGAAGGGTAGGACGGGGGTCGGAAAAAAGCTATTGTATCCTGATCACCGGAAAATCCATCGGCCGCGATACCCGCGAACGGATGGAAATCATGACCAGTACCAATGATGGCTTTGTGATCGCCGAAAAGGACCTGGATCTGAGAGGGCCCGGGGATATTGAAGGAACCCGGCAAAGCGGTGAATTAAACTTTAAGCTGGCGAATATAGTCCAAGACCGGGCCTTGCTGGAAACAGCCAGAAATCTGGCCATGTCCATCCTGGAAAAGGACCCGGAACTGAATTCGGCCGAAAATTTGATGATAAAGAGATACTTGCAGTCGCAAAAACGCAAAACGGCCTGGAGCCGTATATCTTAACAGAAGATTTGAACTTTTGTGCCTGTTTTGAGTTAAATTACTTTAAAGTACCACGCTTGAACCGCTTAACCTATACGATCCTTCTGCTTGCCCTATTTTCCGTATCCGAGGCCCAAACCGGGACCATTGAATTCGTGGAAAACAAGGGACAATGGGATAGCCGGGTCAGGTTCATGGGCGATTTTCCCGCCGGGGCTTTTTTTATCCGCGACCAGGGTTTTACCGTTCTCCAATACAATGTGCAGGATTATGAAAACATGACGGACCGAATGCATGGTCATTCGGACGAGATGGTGGGTGGTCGACGTCCAACCATCAATGACCCCTTTCACCTGCGCGGCCACTCCTATAATGTCAATTTTCTGGGTACTGCCAAATCACCTCGCATAGTCCCGGATAAAGCACTACCTACCTACAACAACTATATACTCGGTAATGACCCCGCCAAATGGGCCGGGGAATGTAAGATCTACCAGGGTATCACGATCGAGGAACTCTACCCGGGTATTGACCTGCGGTATTATACCCAGGATGGTTTCCTGAAATATGACCTCATTGTAAAACCCGGAGCCGATATCAGTCGCATTGCAATGAAATATGAAGGGGCCGATAAACTGGAGGTCCGCAACAAAGAATTACTGATCTCTACTTCGGTAGGTCTGCACAAAGAACTCGATCCCTTTACCTATCAATATGTGAATGGAGCCCGTAGTCGTGTCAATGCCAAATTTGTATTGAAAGGAGATGAGGTAAGGTTTGACATAAAGAATTATGATAAGACGCAAACCCTGATCATCGACCCCACGCGTATATTCTGTTCTTTCTCTGGTAGCACCGCTTCCAACTGGGGTTTTACTGCCACCTATGATGCAGGCGGAAATTTTTATGGAGGCGGATTTGTATTTAATTCAGGGTTCCCTGTTTCACCGGGTGCCTTTGATGTTACCTACAATGGAGGCAGTGGAAATCAACCTCTCGATATCGCCATCATCAAATTATCTCCCAATGGGGCCAACCGCATCTACGCCACCTATATTGGTGGTTTGGGAAATGAACAACCCCACAGTCTGATCGTGGATGGCGCGGGCAATCTGGTTATTGCCGGACGATCCAATTCCGGTGATTATCCGGGGACGGGGCTCAATGGTGGGTTGATTGGATCAGGGGGTGATTTTGATATCATTGTTACCAAACTCAATGCCGCCGGTTCTGCGCTCATCGGATCCAAACGGATCGGAGGCTCAGCCGATGATGGCGTGAACATATCGGCCACGCGCTCGGAGAATTTACTGCAACAGAACTATGGCGATGATGGAAGAAGCGAAGTGGTTTTGGATGCTGCCGGTTTTGTATATGTGGTTTCTTCCACCCGGTCAATGGGATCAAGTACAGCCACGCAGAATTTTCCAGCCACACCTGGTGCCTTTCAAACAACAGCAGGGGGTGGCAGACAGGATGGAGTAGTATTGAAATTTGATCCCAATATTTCTGCATTACAATTTGCCAGCTATCTGGGAGGAGCCCAGGAAGATGCCTGTTATGTACTGGCATTAGGTCCCGGAAACAATATTTATGTCGCAGGCGGTACCCGTAGCCCCGAATCCAGTTTTCCGGGCAATAAAGCAGGGACCATCCATCCTACATTTCAAGGCGATATTGATGGGTTTGTTTCCATCGTTTCAAATGATGGGTCCGCCATCCTGCGTACAACCTATCTGGGTACATCGGCAATCGACCAGGTCTATGGTATTCAATTTGACAACAGCGGTTTTCCTTATGTCATGGGACAGACCGGAGGCAACTGGCCGATCACATCCAATGTTGGATATAGTGTAGCCGGCGCGCCTCAGTTCATTGCCAAACTTCAACCCGATCTGTCGGCATACGTGTATTCCACCCGGTTTGGTAAGCCTGCTGCGATTCCCAATATTTCTCCTGTGGCATTTCTGGTAGATAATTGTGAAAACGTGTATGTATCCGGTTGGGGTGGGGTGATCTCTGCCTTTCCTTCCTCCGGAACCTTCAATATGCCGACCACTCCCGATGCCTTTAAAAGCCAGGGAGACCCGATGGGCGACTTTTACTTTTTTGTGTTGCAAAAAAATGCAGCCACCATGTTATATGGTAGCTTCTATGGGCAACAAGGTGGTGCCTATCCTGATCACGTGGATGGTGGCACCAGCCGCTTCGACCGGCAAGGGGTCATCTACCAGGCCATGTGTGCCAACTGCGGTGGTGGTACTTTCCCGGTATCACCAGGTGTATGGGGACCCGCCAACCTGGCCACAGCTTCAGGCAATGGAGGGTGTAACCTCGCCATGCTCAAAATGAATTTTAATTTTTCCGGTGTGGATGCAGGCCCTCAGTCCTCCATCAATGGCGTAATTCGCGATACGGCAGGCTGTGTACCATTGACAGTGGACTTTACCGATACGGTCGCCAATGCCGTGACCTATATCTGGAATTTTGGTGATGGTTCACCGGATGTCACAACGACCATACCTTCTACGGCACATACCTATAATACGACCGGGTTGTTCCGTGTACGATTGATCGCCGAAGACTCCAATACCTGTAACATCAGAGATACGGCCTATCTGAATATCCGGGTAGGTGATCTGGAGGCTGACCTGGATTTCAACCCTGTCAAACTTGATCCTTGTGATTCGCTGAAATACCGTTTTGATAATCTATCGATCGCGCCAGGCGCACTGCCTTTCTCTTCAAAAGCATTTCGCTGGGACTTTGGCGATGGTACGATCATTGACTCGGTAGGGTTTGGACCGGTATTTCATAATTACGCCAATCCGGGAACTTATATCATCAAATTACTCTTGCTGGATACGGGATATTGTAATTCACCCGACAGCGCCGTTCGAGGTATCAGCATTGCCCCCAATGTGGAAGCCCAGTTTGAGACACCCGCTACCGGATGTGTGCCCTATCTTGCCAGCTTTACAAATACCTCGATCGCCGGACAATCCTTCGAATGGGATTTTGGTGATGGAGCCACCTCTACTTTGCAGAACCCGACACATCTTTATACAAATGCCGGAACCTATACCATTCGCCTGATCGCGATCGATCCCAATACCTGTAATATCCGCGATACGATATTTAAGTCCATTACGGTATTTAATAATCCGGTATCTAATTTCACTACGGCCCCCATTCCGCCCATTGAGAATACGCCTACCACATTCACCAACCTTGCTTCATCAGATGCGGTGAGTTTCAAATGGCTCTTTGGTGACGGGGATAGCCTGGTGACCACTTCAAGACTGGCCGTGCTTCACCAATATGTAGCCACCGGCACCTACAATGCCTGTCTGATTGCGATCAACAGTAACGGTTGTGCCGATAC from Chitinophagales bacterium carries:
- a CDS encoding sigma-70 family RNA polymerase sigma factor, which produces MSQNPAEANPHTWIENYGDLLYQYALPRLNDPALAEDLVQETFLSGLKGLQSYKGEASEKNWLFAILKNKIIDHFRKKSREASVVSMPDLASVNEEWFDEKGGWIPQRTPREWPLLDQKEIRRIINWCKDHLKNLQQHVFVLKYLEDLDSDEICKVLNISSSNYWVLIHRARLQMRECVEKQGFNNGEV
- a CDS encoding VOC family protein, which encodes MPQHLHQISLLVNDYDEAIAYYTNILGFELIEDTVLTPAKRWVVVKPYGQKGSCHILLAKAATEEQVKFIGNQSGGRVFLFLYTDDFYRDYDLYQSRGVEFIRPVAKEPYGTVSVFKDMYGNLWDLIQPLDY
- a CDS encoding LamG domain-containing protein; translation: MKRSLLAVLCFISIHVQAQTNNAVNFDGTNDYIEIADNNAIDLSSNFTIETWIYPTGTGSSGTEGGIIINKESSYEIARFPDGTIRYALSANGAGSDWSWTNTGLVTPLNQWSHISLIKNGTTVTCYLNGTSSYSAGSQPATLTANTQPLRLGGRVTSSQYLSGYLDDMRIWNSARTLTEIKIYMFDKDLSATASGLVAYYKMNEGSGTSAANFSTNFSGLGGTLTNSPAWVASPIQFSANALKFDGSNDNVVIPQVISSDFTMEFWVSTSSTGPGTTGTQWYGGNGIVDAEVGGGTTDFGTALTGSKLAFGIGNPDVTIHSLTDINTGGWFHVAVSWQQSTGAMRLYINGTLEASGTGGTGLRSAPPRITLGQLQTNMQYFNGTIDELRIWNVVRSQADIQANKNSEIDPTTSNLVAYYTFNQGLTAGTNTGILSLLDLKNNNSGTLNNFALTGSASNFVAQNSGFFLLPLQWGQFTAIKQGERVQLNWSTQQERNTSHFLIEYSKDGRQWENIGRVNAAGNSAGTSNYSYTHILPIKGMNYYRLQQVDLDGSHSLSETRSIYFTKNQIGLVLLTNPIHANEALKLQSDRSQQISLIDMSGKLIWKKQVTEGWNTVLMTGVKAGMYLVGNEEGGFSKVLVVE
- the recG gene encoding ATP-dependent DNA helicase RecG, with protein sequence MSTNTDILSSPIEFLKGVGPQKGDLLKKELGIYTFGDLLEHYPLRHIDKTKVVAIKDLVPAMEFVQVKGKLLLVDMVGDKRSKRMVAQLRDETDYLELTWFQGITYIQKYLEIGKTYLVYGRLSFFQGKPQIVHPEMEVYTGEGDQVKSYLEPVYPSTEKLKTRNLGGRQLGKLTAQVIQMIREEYFPENLPAQLVEKLKLIGRFRAQTQVHFPDNPASYNLAIQRIKFEELFMAQIRWGMIRAGRHRHSKGVVFEKVGDLFNGFYNNHLPFPLTNAQKRVIREIRTDTAKGHQMNRLLQGDVGSGKTIVALLIMLLAADNGYQSCLMAPTEILARQHLQNLQELVKELPVGIELLTGSTKKAERNRILASIADGTTHILIGTHAVIEEAVQFSNLGLAIIDEQHRFGVAQRARLWEKGDTPPHVLVMTATPIPRTLAMTAYGDLDYSVINEMPPGRQPIITHHRFEDARPAVMDFIKAEIAKGRQAYIIFPLIEESPKLDLENLMKGYENVKAYFPEPKYWISMVHGRQPAVQKQQNMHRFVTGDTQIMVSTTVIEVGVNVPNASVMVIESAERFGLSQLHQLRGRVGRGSEKSYCILITGKSIGRDTRERMEIMTSTNDGFVIAEKDLDLRGPGDIEGTRQSGELNFKLANIVQDRALLETARNLAMSILEKDPELNSAENLMIKRYLQSQKRKTAWSRIS
- a CDS encoding PKD domain-containing protein, with amino-acid sequence MNFCACFELNYFKVPRLNRLTYTILLLALFSVSEAQTGTIEFVENKGQWDSRVRFMGDFPAGAFFIRDQGFTVLQYNVQDYENMTDRMHGHSDEMVGGRRPTINDPFHLRGHSYNVNFLGTAKSPRIVPDKALPTYNNYILGNDPAKWAGECKIYQGITIEELYPGIDLRYYTQDGFLKYDLIVKPGADISRIAMKYEGADKLEVRNKELLISTSVGLHKELDPFTYQYVNGARSRVNAKFVLKGDEVRFDIKNYDKTQTLIIDPTRIFCSFSGSTASNWGFTATYDAGGNFYGGGFVFNSGFPVSPGAFDVTYNGGSGNQPLDIAIIKLSPNGANRIYATYIGGLGNEQPHSLIVDGAGNLVIAGRSNSGDYPGTGLNGGLIGSGGDFDIIVTKLNAAGSALIGSKRIGGSADDGVNISATRSENLLQQNYGDDGRSEVVLDAAGFVYVVSSTRSMGSSTATQNFPATPGAFQTTAGGGRQDGVVLKFDPNISALQFASYLGGAQEDACYVLALGPGNNIYVAGGTRSPESSFPGNKAGTIHPTFQGDIDGFVSIVSNDGSAILRTTYLGTSAIDQVYGIQFDNSGFPYVMGQTGGNWPITSNVGYSVAGAPQFIAKLQPDLSAYVYSTRFGKPAAIPNISPVAFLVDNCENVYVSGWGGVISAFPSSGTFNMPTTPDAFKSQGDPMGDFYFFVLQKNAATMLYGSFYGQQGGAYPDHVDGGTSRFDRQGVIYQAMCANCGGGTFPVSPGVWGPANLATASGNGGCNLAMLKMNFNFSGVDAGPQSSINGVIRDTAGCVPLTVDFTDTVANAVTYIWNFGDGSPDVTTTIPSTAHTYNTTGLFRVRLIAEDSNTCNIRDTAYLNIRVGDLEADLDFNPVKLDPCDSLKYRFDNLSIAPGALPFSSKAFRWDFGDGTIIDSVGFGPVFHNYANPGTYIIKLLLLDTGYCNSPDSAVRGISIAPNVEAQFETPATGCVPYLASFTNTSIAGQSFEWDFGDGATSTLQNPTHLYTNAGTYTIRLIAIDPNTCNIRDTIFKSITVFNNPVSNFTTAPIPPIENTPTTFTNLASSDAVSFKWLFGDGDSLVTTSRLAVLHQYVATGTYNACLIAINSNGCADTLCQPVEAIVLAQVDVPNAFTPNSNDINNKILVRGFGIVKMKFSIYNRWGQKVFESSSLTTGWDGRFKGVLQPMDVYAYTLDVEFFDGTRTTKKGDITLIR